In Desulfonatronum sp. SC1, one genomic interval encodes:
- a CDS encoding ABC transporter substrate-binding protein, with product MSIALRASSLVEFVGSWEPKSGLYGGNAMKAKIVAVFYACIINMMTLSNVFAGEVLVYGLNAMPFCGVVDGKPVGIAVEILNEATNYGAPVFVFDMNVPWTRAQMQLQQPGNEMHAIIPFSRTTQREENFKWIGELIRTQYHIYSYGRPEPIKTMEEAQQLAVGVVRAHAIIPILERAGITNLDMAHDAEINALKLQAGRFDTIADSDFIALYNWKKIGQDTRELLVGPAIGEYTRVYIAASLNFPDEIAKRIADALEKMHSDGKMQEIINRWR from the coding sequence ATGAGCATCGCCCTTAGAGCTTCGAGCTTGGTTGAGTTTGTCGGTAGCTGGGAGCCAAAGTCCGGTTTATATGGAGGAAATGCGATGAAAGCAAAAATTGTTGCTGTTTTTTATGCCTGCATTATAAATATGATGACCCTTTCGAATGTTTTTGCAGGGGAAGTTCTTGTTTATGGGCTAAATGCCATGCCTTTTTGCGGAGTTGTTGACGGTAAACCGGTCGGTATTGCCGTTGAGATTTTGAATGAAGCCACCAATTATGGGGCTCCGGTGTTTGTTTTTGATATGAATGTCCCCTGGACCAGAGCGCAGATGCAGTTGCAACAACCGGGAAATGAGATGCATGCTATTATCCCTTTTTCCAGGACCACGCAAAGGGAAGAAAATTTTAAGTGGATTGGAGAGCTGATCAGAACACAGTATCATATCTACTCATACGGCAGACCAGAACCTATAAAAACTATGGAAGAAGCTCAACAATTGGCTGTCGGTGTTGTTCGGGCACATGCTATCATCCCTATTTTGGAACGAGCAGGGATAACCAATCTTGATATGGCGCATGATGCAGAAATTAATGCACTAAAATTGCAGGCTGGAAGGTTTGATACCATCGCTGATTCAGATTTTATAGCTTTATATAACTGGAAGAAGATAGGTCAGGATACACGTGAATTACTAGTAGGGCCAGCAATAGGGGAGTATACCCGTGTGTATATTGCTGCAAGCTTAAACTTTCCTGATGAAATAGCCAAACGTATCGCTGATGCACTCGAAAAAATGCATTCAGACGGAAAGATGCAGGAGATAATCAACAGGTGGAGGTAA